GCGAGGTAGTCCTCCTTCGCGCGCCGGTCGTCGTACACGTCGTACTGGTAGCCGATATTGAACGGCGGGTCGGCGAACACGAGGTCCGCGCACCCGGCCGGCAGGTCGGCCAGAACTTGAATGCAATCGCCTTCGAGCACGTCATTCGTCCGCATCGCCGCACCTGTACCGAGTACAACCGTGTCCCCTTAGCTTACCGGTATAGCTAGGACGCCCAACACAATCGCGCAGCGCGGCATGAGCCGCAAGTGTGAAAAATTGGGGAACCGGCGTTAGTCTGTAGCGATCGCGCGACGTGTGCGGGAAAGTTGGGCTAGCGAGACTGGAGCGGGATCGCTACTCTCTCCACCCTCTGTCGGGCCGATCGGTCGGCACGGGGTTCTCGCGGGCGCGACCCGCTGATGAGTCTGTGCCCGAGGGTCGTTAGGGTCGTTTCGCTCGCCTGTGGGATCACGGATGTTCCGCCACTTGTCCTCGCTCTGGACCGCTCGCCACTTCCTGCTCGCGCTGGTCAAACTGGACCTGCGCTTGCGCTACCGGCGCTCGGTTCTTGGGATCGGGTGGTCGCTGCTGAACCCGATCGCCATGACCATCGTGTTCACGGTGGTCTTCAGCCAGTTGTTCGGGAACGGGAACCCGGTCGAGTACGCGGCGTTCGCGCTCGCGGGGCTGGCCGTTTGGAGCTTCCTGCGCGACGCGGCCACGATGGGCAGCAAGGCCCTGCTGATGAACGAGTCTTACATCCGGCAAAGCCCAATGCCGTACACGATTTACACGCTGCGCACGGTTCTGGGGCAGGCAATCCACTCGTGCATGGCACTCTCCGTGGTGGTCGCGCTTGTTGTGATCTGGCGGGGGAACGCAAGCGCATTCACGGGGCTCGCGGTCGCGATCCCGGGATTACTACTCGCACTCGTCGCGGCGTGGGCGGTGGCGACCATCGGCGCGTTCATCACCGCGTTCTTCCACGACACCGCGCACCTGCTTGAAGTGGGCGCGCAGATCGGGTTCTTCCTCACGCCGATCATGTACCGCCGGGACATTCTGGACGACCGCGGGATGAGCTGGCTCGCCGACATCAACCCAGTGAACCTGTACCTCACACTGATCCGCGAACCGCTGCTCGCACCGGACCCGGTCGCGCTGGTCTCGCACTTCGGCCCCCAGTACCTCTCGGCCATTGCACTTACCGTTGGGCTCGGCGCGCTGGCCATCGGCGTCGTGAGCTGGCTGCACAAGAAAGTGATCTTCCACCTATAAACCGGCCCCGCGCCGCTCGGTGCCCGCCCGCGGGATGGAGCGCCGATTCGATATTCCCAACTTCCCGAGACGCGCTTTCATGGCGAAGATCGAACTTCAGGACGTGTCGGTCACGTTCAACGCGCACCAGCAGAAGCGCGTGAGCTTCAAAGAATACCTCGT
This region of Gemmata massiliana genomic DNA includes:
- a CDS encoding ABC transporter permease — protein: MFRHLSSLWTARHFLLALVKLDLRLRYRRSVLGIGWSLLNPIAMTIVFTVVFSQLFGNGNPVEYAAFALAGLAVWSFLRDAATMGSKALLMNESYIRQSPMPYTIYTLRTVLGQAIHSCMALSVVVALVVIWRGNASAFTGLAVAIPGLLLALVAAWAVATIGAFITAFFHDTAHLLEVGAQIGFFLTPIMYRRDILDDRGMSWLADINPVNLYLTLIREPLLAPDPVALVSHFGPQYLSAIALTVGLGALAIGVVSWLHKKVIFHL